One Erythrobacter sp. SDW2 genomic region harbors:
- a CDS encoding M23 family metallopeptidase — MTVAGGAVVVSGGAGPVTAAEATPSDFLIEGELEQGGWIRGKAPPRTLRLRLGNTALPLDNEGRFFAAFDRDAALSAELVATLSDGGANSAPITVAPRDWQIERVNIARKPGGMSEAFWKIREPELKRIEAARSVGADSRGWAQKFIWPVKGRISGRFGSQRIYRGEPGAYHSGLDIATGASGTPFVAPADGVVTLAATTPFSLEGYLLIIDHGNGLNSAFLHCSDILVREGDVVTQGQTIGKIGATGRATGPHLHWSMKWNDARLDPLLFTGPMN, encoded by the coding sequence CTGACCGTGGCCGGGGGCGCGGTGGTGGTGTCGGGCGGCGCGGGTCCTGTCACTGCCGCCGAAGCTACACCGAGCGACTTCCTGATCGAAGGCGAGCTCGAACAGGGTGGCTGGATAAGGGGCAAGGCCCCGCCCCGTACCCTGCGCTTGCGGCTTGGCAACACTGCCCTGCCGCTTGATAACGAAGGACGCTTTTTCGCTGCTTTCGATCGCGATGCTGCTCTTTCTGCGGAACTGGTGGCGACCCTGAGCGACGGCGGCGCGAATTCCGCCCCGATCACCGTCGCCCCGCGCGACTGGCAGATCGAACGCGTCAATATTGCCCGTAAGCCCGGAGGCATGAGCGAGGCCTTCTGGAAAATCCGCGAGCCCGAGCTCAAGCGGATCGAGGCGGCACGTTCGGTCGGGGCCGACAGCCGGGGTTGGGCGCAGAAATTCATCTGGCCGGTGAAGGGACGGATTTCCGGCCGTTTCGGCTCACAGCGCATCTATCGCGGCGAACCGGGCGCTTACCACTCGGGCCTCGATATTGCGACCGGTGCGAGCGGCACGCCGTTTGTCGCCCCGGCCGACGGGGTGGTGACGCTGGCGGCGACGACACCCTTCTCGCTCGAGGGCTATCTCCTGATCATCGATCATGGCAACGGCCTCAACAGCGCTTTCCTGCATTGTTCGGATATCCTCGTGCGCGAGGGCGACGTGGTGACGCAGGGGCAAACCATCGGCAAGATCGGTGCCACCGGGCGCGCCACCGGCCCGCACCTGCACTGGAGCATGAAATGGAACGACGCCCGGCTCGATCCGCTGCTCTTTACCGGGCCGATGAACTGA
- a CDS encoding sensor histidine kinase, with protein MAVLPFRPTPFFENKNRAFWNLQFAGWAGAVVLRSIQGISNGQSASYIILMLIVGVTGFSISTVLSVIYRKVINRSPLVTWGVTAAALAAAVVTYAVVEAWVVGLYFSDREATLTQLVLLYLFFDFSLLGAWTGLYYAINFFLQVEEQNDRLLRLEAQATSAQLAMLRYQLNPHFLFNTLNSISTLVLLKQTEPANAMLTRLSGFLRHTLISEPGGKVTVAQEVETLKLYLDIERMRFEERLRTEFDISPEASKSVLPSLLLQPLVENAIKYAVSPQEEGARISLSAQLVGPRLRITVSDTGPGLQRPETRASLPLALAGKPVSTGVGLANIRDRLQQAYGDDHLFEIRTPDDGGFTVVIEIPHETALDDAATALPPAAAPVLHANVESLDAHRATGS; from the coding sequence ATGGCTGTCCTGCCCTTTCGCCCCACGCCGTTCTTCGAGAACAAGAACCGGGCCTTCTGGAACCTGCAGTTCGCGGGCTGGGCCGGCGCGGTCGTGCTGCGCTCGATCCAGGGGATCTCGAACGGACAGAGCGCCTCCTACATCATCCTGATGCTGATCGTGGGGGTGACGGGGTTCTCGATCAGCACGGTCCTGTCGGTGATCTACCGCAAGGTCATCAACCGGTCGCCACTGGTCACATGGGGCGTGACGGCAGCGGCGCTGGCAGCGGCCGTGGTCACTTATGCGGTGGTCGAGGCATGGGTCGTGGGACTCTATTTCTCGGACCGCGAAGCCACGCTGACCCAGCTGGTACTGCTCTACCTGTTCTTCGATTTTTCGCTGCTGGGAGCATGGACCGGGCTGTATTACGCGATCAACTTCTTCCTCCAGGTCGAAGAGCAGAACGACCGCCTGCTGCGGCTGGAGGCGCAGGCAACCAGCGCCCAGCTGGCCATGCTGCGCTATCAACTCAACCCGCATTTTCTGTTCAACACGCTCAATTCGATCAGCACGCTGGTGCTTCTGAAGCAGACCGAGCCCGCCAATGCGATGCTGACCCGCCTGTCCGGATTTCTGCGGCATACGTTGATCAGCGAGCCCGGCGGCAAGGTGACCGTGGCGCAGGAAGTCGAGACGCTGAAGCTCTATCTCGACATCGAGCGGATGCGGTTCGAGGAGCGGCTGCGGACCGAATTCGACATTTCGCCCGAAGCGTCCAAATCCGTTCTGCCGTCACTGCTGCTCCAGCCGCTGGTCGAGAATGCGATCAAATATGCCGTCTCGCCGCAGGAGGAGGGCGCGCGCATCAGCCTCTCGGCGCAACTGGTCGGACCAAGGCTTCGCATCACCGTGTCCGACACCGGCCCGGGATTGCAAAGGCCCGAGACGAGGGCCAGCCTGCCCCTTGCACTGGCGGGCAAGCCTGTCTCCACCGGAGTCGGCCTCGCCAATATCCGCGACCGCCTGCAACAGGCCTATGGAGACGACCACCTGTTCGAAATCCGCACACCCGATGATGGCGGTTTCACCGTCGTGATCGAGATCCCCCACGAAACCGCGTTGGACGATGCCGCAACCGCGCTGCCCCCCGCAGCCGCGCCTGTGCTGCATGCCAATGTGGAATCGCTAGATGCGCATCGCGCTACCGGAAGCTGA
- a CDS encoding DUF2093 domain-containing protein translates to MLMSSRNQPARLEYGPNGFRVLRAGRYVLCAVTEAEIPLEDLRYWSVERQEAYASAEIATRRLTGQE, encoded by the coding sequence ATGTTGATGTCATCCCGCAACCAGCCTGCCCGGCTCGAGTACGGCCCGAACGGCTTCCGCGTCCTGCGCGCCGGTCGCTACGTCCTGTGCGCCGTGACCGAGGCCGAAATCCCGCTCGAAGACCTGCGCTACTGGAGTGTCGAGCGCCAGGAAGCCTACGCCAGCGCCGAAATCGCCACCCGCCGCCTGACCGGGCAGGAGTGA
- a CDS encoding M48 family metalloprotease: MRILARLIALLSLAAFTAQPVMAQSILRDAETEAVLQDMAAPLVSAAGLQAGNVDVVLINDPSINAFVAGGQVVYLHSGLIDAADNANEVQGVIAHELGHITGGHVIRSADSYRAATNITILSLLLGVAAVAAGATDAGLAAMMAGQQAALGKFLAFSRAQESSADAAGAEYLSKAGISGRGSLDFFGKLLNQEFRYGRSQSPEAEFFRTHPLSSDRINRLREVYTVDPAWEAPDDPELEARFARVKAKLYGYLAEPAFVLRAYPKTRQDIPARYARAYAYHRDAQVEKALAEVAGLLASVPDDPYFLELKGQILLESGRAAEAIPALREATELTGNHPLIATIFGHALIATEDQTHYAEAEKVLRAAVARDRWMPFAWYQLGVVYAARGDMPRARLATAEQQAMNRQWFLALGSAQVAEAGLPEGSPDWLRAQDIRMQAQAELEAERERR, translated from the coding sequence ATGCGCATCCTTGCCCGCTTAATCGCGCTCCTTTCACTCGCCGCTTTCACCGCCCAGCCGGTGATGGCGCAGTCGATCCTGCGCGATGCGGAGACGGAAGCGGTGTTGCAGGACATGGCCGCGCCGCTGGTGTCTGCCGCAGGGCTGCAGGCTGGCAACGTCGACGTGGTGCTGATCAACGATCCGTCGATCAACGCCTTCGTCGCTGGCGGGCAGGTGGTCTACCTTCACTCCGGACTGATCGACGCAGCCGACAATGCCAATGAAGTGCAAGGGGTCATCGCGCATGAACTGGGCCACATTACCGGCGGGCATGTGATCCGCAGCGCCGACAGCTATCGCGCGGCGACCAATATCACCATCCTCTCGCTGCTGCTCGGCGTAGCCGCCGTCGCAGCCGGGGCAACCGATGCGGGTCTTGCGGCCATGATGGCCGGACAACAGGCGGCGCTGGGCAAGTTCCTTGCCTTCAGCCGGGCCCAGGAAAGTTCGGCTGATGCGGCAGGAGCGGAATATCTCTCCAAGGCCGGAATTTCCGGGCGCGGTTCGCTCGATTTCTTCGGCAAGCTGCTGAACCAGGAATTCCGCTATGGCCGCAGCCAGTCGCCCGAGGCGGAATTCTTCCGCACGCACCCGCTGTCCAGCGATCGCATCAACCGCCTGCGCGAAGTGTATACCGTCGACCCCGCATGGGAAGCACCGGACGATCCGGAGCTCGAGGCCCGTTTCGCGCGGGTCAAGGCCAAGCTCTATGGCTATCTCGCCGAACCCGCTTTTGTCCTGCGTGCCTATCCCAAGACCAGGCAGGACATCCCCGCACGCTACGCCCGCGCCTATGCCTATCACCGCGATGCGCAGGTCGAGAAGGCGTTGGCAGAAGTTGCCGGCTTGCTCGCCTCGGTGCCGGACGACCCCTATTTCCTCGAGCTCAAGGGCCAGATCCTGCTCGAATCGGGCCGCGCCGCCGAGGCGATCCCGGCCTTGCGCGAGGCGACCGAACTGACCGGCAACCACCCGCTTATCGCGACCATCTTCGGCCACGCCCTGATCGCGACCGAGGACCAGACGCACTATGCCGAGGCCGAGAAAGTCCTGCGCGCCGCGGTTGCCCGCGATCGCTGGATGCCCTTTGCCTGGTACCAGCTCGGCGTCGTCTATGCGGCCCGTGGCGATATGCCGCGCGCCCGCCTCGCCACGGCCGAACAACAGGCGATGAACCGCCAGTGGTTCCTCGCGCTGGGCAGCGCCCAGGTGGCCGAAGCGGGCCTGCCCGAAGGCTCGCCCGACTGGCTGCGCGCGCAGGACATCCGCATGCAGGCGCAGGCCGAGCTTGAAGCCGAGCGCGAGCGTCGCTAG
- a CDS encoding DsbA family protein codes for MQRTLLTIVLSLVAGFAGAAAFTYSGLGDRQVERYLLANPELLPRVVAELEKVQAQERLASAGMDIFKPFDGAILGNPNGKHTLVKFTDYNCGYCRASAEEVQKLLAADPELKVIIREWPIFGGSDKVAALALAATRQGKYEAFHQALFAGGDTSEAGMAAAAREVGLDLEKLKADAASPQIAYELNRNTQWAQELGFTGTPSWIAGGRIIEGAVPAETLAEAIAGGDSGGGSGAGGK; via the coding sequence ATGCAGCGCACACTCCTGACCATCGTTCTGAGCCTTGTCGCCGGTTTTGCCGGGGCAGCCGCCTTCACCTACAGCGGCCTCGGCGACCGCCAGGTCGAGCGCTACCTGCTGGCAAATCCCGAGCTGCTGCCCCGGGTTGTCGCCGAACTGGAAAAGGTCCAGGCGCAGGAACGTCTGGCCAGCGCGGGGATGGACATCTTCAAGCCGTTCGACGGAGCGATCCTGGGCAACCCCAATGGCAAGCACACACTGGTCAAGTTCACCGATTACAATTGCGGTTATTGCCGCGCGAGCGCCGAAGAAGTGCAGAAACTGCTCGCCGCCGACCCCGAACTGAAAGTCATAATCCGCGAATGGCCGATCTTCGGTGGCAGCGACAAAGTGGCCGCCCTGGCGCTCGCGGCGACGAGACAGGGGAAGTACGAAGCCTTCCATCAGGCGCTGTTCGCCGGCGGCGATACCAGCGAGGCTGGCATGGCCGCAGCAGCGCGCGAGGTGGGTCTCGATCTCGAAAAGCTGAAAGCCGACGCCGCGAGTCCGCAGATCGCCTACGAGCTCAACCGCAACACGCAGTGGGCGCAGGAACTCGGCTTCACCGGCACCCCCAGCTGGATTGCCGGCGGGCGCATCATCGAAGGCGCAGTCCCGGCCGAGACGCTGGCCGAAGCCATTGCCGGTGGCGATTCGGGCGGCGGGAGCGGGGCAGGCGGCAAGTGA
- a CDS encoding LytTR family DNA-binding domain-containing protein → MTIRTILVDDEKLAIQGLQLRLAPFEDVEIIGTCSNGREAIRKIKTEKPDLVFLDIQMPGFDGFSVVKGVMEIDPPLFVFVTAYQEHAIRAFEANALHYLMKPVDESALADTIERVRQRLAEKRSAEEAGKLMNVLTEVAPEVAEEMAESAEESGERFEKLINVKDQGQIFRVDVDTIERIEAAGDYMVIYTAENSRILRETMKDLERRLDPRIFQRVHRSWIVNLDQVRQVRPHTNGECFLVLASGAEVKVSRSYRDVVARFVH, encoded by the coding sequence ATGACCATACGTACCATCCTCGTCGACGACGAAAAGCTCGCCATCCAGGGCCTCCAGTTGCGGCTGGCCCCGTTCGAAGACGTCGAGATCATCGGCACCTGTTCCAACGGCCGCGAAGCGATCCGCAAGATCAAGACCGAGAAGCCCGACCTCGTTTTCCTCGATATCCAGATGCCCGGGTTCGACGGCTTCAGCGTGGTCAAGGGCGTGATGGAGATCGACCCGCCGCTGTTCGTGTTCGTCACCGCCTACCAGGAACATGCCATCCGCGCCTTCGAAGCCAATGCGCTGCACTATCTGATGAAACCTGTCGACGAGAGTGCGCTGGCCGACACCATCGAGCGTGTGCGCCAGCGACTGGCCGAGAAGCGCAGCGCCGAGGAAGCCGGCAAGCTGATGAACGTCCTCACCGAAGTCGCTCCTGAAGTGGCCGAGGAGATGGCCGAGAGCGCCGAGGAGAGCGGCGAACGCTTCGAGAAGCTTATCAACGTCAAGGACCAGGGCCAGATCTTCCGGGTCGACGTCGATACCATCGAGCGGATCGAAGCTGCCGGCGACTACATGGTGATCTATACGGCCGAGAATTCCCGCATCCTGCGCGAGACGATGAAGGATCTCGAGCGCCGCCTCGACCCGCGCATCTTCCAGCGCGTCCACCGTAGCTGGATCGTCAACCTCGACCAGGTGCGCCAGGTGCGCCCGCACACCAATGGCGAATGTTTCCTTGTGCTGGCCTCGGGTGCGGAAGTGAAGGTTTCGCGGTCGTACAGGGATGTCGTCGCCCGCTTCGTTCACTGA
- the rpmB gene encoding 50S ribosomal protein L28, giving the protein MSRICELTGKGRQTGHNVSHANNKTKRVFLPNLQNVTLLSEKLDRGFKFRVSTHGLRSVERNGGLDNWLLKTKDEKLSANALKVKRELKKALKTAEAA; this is encoded by the coding sequence ATGTCGCGCATCTGCGAACTGACCGGCAAGGGCCGCCAGACGGGCCACAATGTGAGCCACGCCAACAACAAGACCAAGCGCGTGTTCCTGCCCAACCTGCAGAACGTCACGCTGCTGAGCGAGAAGCTCGACCGCGGCTTCAAGTTCCGCGTGTCGACCCACGGCCTGCGTTCGGTCGAGCGCAATGGCGGGCTCGACAACTGGCTGCTCAAGACCAAGGACGAGAAGCTTTCGGCCAATGCGCTCAAGGTGAAGCGCGAGCTGAAGAAGGCGCTCAAGACGGCGGAAGCCGCCTAA
- a CDS encoding nucleoside deaminase, translated as MLRALDAAREAAAQGEVPIGAVVMRGDSVVAVAHNSPRTDHDPTAHAEIAAIRAAAKALGQERLEGCDLWVTLEPCAMCAGAISHARIARLYYAASDPKGGAVEHGARVFEQEQCLHAPEVYSGMGAEEAAGLLRSFFASRR; from the coding sequence ATGTTGCGCGCGCTCGATGCCGCGCGCGAGGCCGCCGCGCAGGGTGAGGTGCCGATCGGTGCCGTCGTCATGCGCGGCGATTCCGTCGTGGCAGTGGCCCACAACTCGCCCCGCACCGACCACGACCCTACCGCTCATGCCGAAATCGCCGCGATTCGCGCGGCGGCGAAGGCGCTCGGCCAGGAACGGCTCGAAGGCTGCGACCTGTGGGTGACGCTGGAGCCCTGCGCCATGTGCGCCGGCGCGATCAGCCATGCGCGCATCGCCCGCCTCTATTACGCCGCCAGCGATCCCAAGGGCGGCGCCGTCGAACACGGCGCGCGGGTGTTCGAGCAGGAACAGTGCCTGCATGCGCCGGAGGTTTATTCCGGCATGGGGGCGGAGGAAGCGGCGGGACTGTTGCGGTCGTTTTTTGCGAGCCGTCGCTAG
- a CDS encoding ribonuclease T, translating into MRIALATIVAMLVVCPASAQSYQCRVPQSLLVPDARQDGPTRRLPVTGYTFAMSWSPEFCRTRQSSPQHREQCSGRNGRFGMVVHGLWPDGRSVWPQYCPSAGRVSVPEAKKNLCMMPSARLMAHQWRKHGACMARSPESYFKVTRMIWGSIAHPDYDRLSREDGLTAGKIRAAFQLANPDWRPERVGIRLNARGWLEEVRLCYGKDWLPTRCRRSQLGAGDNVKAKIWRGL; encoded by the coding sequence GTGAGGATTGCTCTCGCCACCATCGTCGCGATGCTCGTCGTTTGCCCTGCGAGCGCCCAATCCTACCAGTGCCGCGTACCGCAAAGCCTGTTGGTCCCGGACGCCAGGCAGGACGGCCCGACCCGCCGCCTGCCCGTCACCGGCTACACCTTCGCGATGAGCTGGTCGCCCGAGTTCTGCCGCACGCGCCAATCATCGCCGCAGCATCGCGAGCAATGCTCGGGTCGCAACGGCCGCTTCGGCATGGTGGTCCACGGCCTGTGGCCCGACGGGCGCTCGGTCTGGCCGCAATATTGCCCCAGCGCGGGGCGTGTGAGTGTGCCCGAGGCGAAGAAGAACCTGTGCATGATGCCCTCCGCCCGGCTGATGGCCCACCAATGGCGCAAGCACGGCGCCTGCATGGCGCGCAGCCCGGAAAGCTATTTCAAGGTCACCCGGATGATCTGGGGCAGCATAGCGCACCCCGACTACGACCGGCTGAGCCGCGAGGACGGGCTGACCGCCGGCAAGATCCGCGCCGCCTTCCAGCTCGCTAACCCCGACTGGCGACCGGAGCGGGTCGGGATCAGGCTCAACGCGCGCGGCTGGCTGGAGGAAGTGCGGCTCTGCTACGGCAAGGACTGGCTGCCGACCCGGTGCAGGCGCAGCCAACTCGGCGCGGGCGACAATGTGAAGGCGAAGATCTGGCGGGGACTCTAG
- the nadC gene encoding carboxylating nicotinate-nucleotide diphosphorylase, with protein sequence MAFSIPGFDLDRFVRDTLAEDLGEGLPGGGHDVTSESVIPAEARFQGVMDSRDAIVVAGLPVAEAFFRALDPAMEIEILAEEGAQVPAGTDLMRLSGNARAMLTAERSALNTVQHLSGIATMVREYVTAMDNAACTLLDTRKTIPGLRHLEKYATRMGGAANHRMGLWDAAMIKDNHVLVAGSVGEAVRRAVDAGVKEIICEVDRLDQIEPALAAGATRLLLDNMAPDMLREAVGIVAGRVPTEASGGINLQTIKAKAATGVDYVSVGRLTQSAPAADIGLDFTPL encoded by the coding sequence ATGGCATTCAGTATCCCCGGCTTCGACCTTGACCGTTTTGTCCGCGACACGCTGGCGGAGGACCTTGGCGAGGGCCTGCCCGGCGGCGGCCATGATGTCACTTCGGAAAGCGTGATCCCGGCCGAGGCGCGGTTCCAGGGGGTGATGGACAGCCGCGACGCCATCGTCGTCGCGGGCCTGCCGGTGGCCGAGGCCTTCTTCCGGGCGCTCGACCCGGCGATGGAGATCGAGATCCTCGCCGAGGAAGGCGCACAGGTGCCTGCGGGCACCGACCTGATGCGCCTTTCCGGCAATGCCCGCGCCATGCTGACGGCGGAGCGCAGCGCGCTCAACACCGTGCAACACCTCAGCGGCATTGCCACCATGGTGCGCGAGTATGTGACGGCGATGGACAATGCGGCCTGCACCCTGCTCGATACCCGCAAGACCATTCCCGGGCTGCGCCATCTCGAGAAATACGCCACCCGCATGGGCGGCGCGGCCAACCACCGCATGGGTCTGTGGGATGCGGCGATGATCAAGGACAACCACGTCCTCGTCGCCGGATCGGTCGGCGAAGCCGTGCGCCGCGCAGTAGACGCCGGGGTGAAGGAGATCATCTGCGAGGTCGACCGGCTCGACCAGATCGAACCGGCCCTCGCGGCGGGCGCAACCCGGCTGCTGCTCGACAATATGGCGCCTGACATGCTGCGCGAGGCGGTCGGCATCGTCGCCGGGCGCGTCCCGACCGAGGCCAGCGGCGGAATCAACTTGCAGACCATCAAGGCCAAGGCCGCGACAGGGGTGGATTACGTCTCCGTCGGCCGCCTGACGCAAAGCGCTCCAGCCGCGGACATCGGATTGGATTTCACGCCACTGTGA
- a CDS encoding alpha/beta hydrolase, translating into MVRVLGNGARRGRKMGWIGWILLALAVLALGVFGLWRWAMATQSVALLDRVDALFTASVAEVSEPVAFGTAPAQVLLVAKPASATGPLPVVVFIHGGSWSHGKAGEYGFVARNLSARGYVGVSAGYRLVPGGEYPAMLEDGAAAVRWVRDNIARYGGDPDRIVLMGHSAGAYNAVMLALDPQWLAAAGVPATSIRGAIGLAGPYDFLPLDSEGTINAFGKAPDLAKTQPIGFIRKDAPPLLLITGDADKTVRPRNSKVLAKALSDLGIPTDPVLVPDMGHVGILLALARPFEGDGTVKSAIFDFLARETATARPSDSSGDIQAAAR; encoded by the coding sequence ATGGTGCGCGTGCTTGGCAATGGGGCGAGAAGGGGTCGCAAGATGGGCTGGATCGGCTGGATCCTCTTGGCGCTGGCCGTTCTGGCCTTGGGCGTGTTCGGCCTGTGGCGCTGGGCCATGGCGACGCAATCGGTGGCATTGCTCGACCGGGTCGATGCGCTGTTTACCGCCTCGGTCGCGGAGGTTTCCGAACCGGTTGCTTTCGGGACTGCACCGGCGCAGGTGCTGCTGGTCGCCAAGCCGGCCTCCGCCACCGGACCGCTGCCCGTGGTCGTCTTCATCCACGGCGGCAGCTGGTCGCATGGCAAGGCCGGGGAGTACGGCTTCGTTGCCCGCAATCTCTCCGCCCGCGGCTATGTGGGGGTCAGCGCGGGATATCGGCTGGTTCCCGGCGGCGAGTATCCGGCCATGCTGGAAGACGGCGCTGCTGCTGTGCGCTGGGTCCGCGACAATATCGCCCGCTATGGCGGAGATCCCGACCGGATCGTGCTGATGGGTCACTCCGCCGGGGCGTATAATGCGGTCATGCTGGCACTCGACCCGCAATGGCTGGCGGCTGCAGGCGTGCCCGCCACCAGCATTCGCGGTGCCATCGGCCTGGCCGGCCCCTATGATTTTCTCCCGCTCGACAGCGAAGGCACGATCAACGCCTTCGGCAAGGCACCCGATCTGGCAAAGACCCAGCCGATCGGTTTCATCCGCAAGGACGCACCGCCGCTGTTGCTGATCACGGGCGACGCGGACAAGACGGTTCGCCCCCGCAATTCGAAGGTGCTGGCCAAGGCTTTGAGCGACCTGGGAATACCCACCGACCCGGTGCTGGTCCCCGACATGGGGCACGTCGGCATTTTGCTCGCCCTTGCTCGCCCGTTTGAAGGCGACGGTACGGTGAAGAGCGCAATCTTCGATTTCCTCGCCCGCGAGACGGCAACAGCCCGGCCATCGGATTCTTCAGGGGACATTCAGGCCGCCGCACGCTAA
- a CDS encoding esterase-like activity of phytase family protein — MKLRLFMLALVCLALGPGTFVRCAPRPIDYRSGVEATALDSAVKRVGPLEVVGMWQLKSRNTRFGGYSGLIALGDGTMFAASDRGAGMRFALGAGGPLGFRLAALGDPDFARQEYSLDIESITHDPASGQVWLAYEGLNMVERRDAGLAHPARIRPRAMADWGENSGPEAMLRLADRRFIILRESRSGWFADAFPGLLWARDPLDGEEPVEFAFAVPDRFRPTDMAQLPDGRVLVLARRLALGWPVFEVALFIGDPKGIAEDKLWPLRELARFEPPFPTDNFEGLAVDPGNGYPVTISMISDDNGAVLQRTLLVRLRWDGKLPQ, encoded by the coding sequence ATGAAGCTCAGGCTGTTCATGCTGGCGCTGGTATGCCTGGCTTTGGGGCCGGGCACCTTTGTGCGGTGCGCGCCCCGCCCGATCGACTATCGTTCCGGGGTCGAGGCGACCGCCCTCGATTCCGCAGTGAAGCGGGTCGGCCCGCTCGAAGTGGTCGGCATGTGGCAGCTCAAGAGTCGCAACACCCGCTTCGGAGGCTACTCGGGGCTGATAGCGCTGGGCGATGGGACAATGTTCGCTGCTAGCGACCGCGGGGCGGGAATGCGCTTTGCCCTAGGCGCCGGGGGACCGCTGGGTTTCCGCCTTGCCGCCCTTGGCGACCCGGATTTTGCGCGACAGGAATACTCGCTCGATATCGAATCGATCACCCACGATCCCGCAAGCGGGCAGGTCTGGCTCGCCTATGAAGGCCTCAACATGGTCGAGCGGCGTGATGCGGGACTAGCCCATCCGGCAAGGATCAGGCCGAGGGCGATGGCCGATTGGGGCGAGAATAGCGGGCCCGAGGCGATGTTGCGGCTCGCCGACCGGCGCTTCATCATATTGCGCGAGAGCCGCTCCGGCTGGTTTGCGGATGCTTTCCCCGGGCTTTTGTGGGCGCGCGATCCGCTCGATGGAGAAGAACCCGTCGAATTTGCCTTTGCCGTACCCGATCGCTTCCGTCCTACCGACATGGCGCAATTGCCCGACGGGCGCGTGCTGGTGCTTGCGCGGCGGTTGGCGCTTGGCTGGCCGGTGTTCGAGGTGGCGCTGTTTATCGGCGACCCGAAGGGTATCGCCGAAGACAAGCTGTGGCCGCTGCGCGAGCTTGCCAGGTTCGAGCCACCGTTCCCGACCGACAATTTCGAAGGTCTGGCGGTCGATCCGGGCAATGGCTACCCGGTCACCATCAGTATGATTTCGGACGACAATGGCGCGGTGCTCCAGCGCACCCTGCTGGTGCGGCTGCGCTGGGACGGCAAACTGCCGCAATAG
- a CDS encoding HD domain-containing protein codes for MKEGTAEDWAIIGGEYSAFAKGLADRVLDHLRLLDGDFGGFPVDRLEHSLQTATRAYRDGRDEPYVVMALLHDIGDTLGSYNHPEVAASILKPFVSEELHWICQNHGAFQGYYYFHHLGMDRNIRDRFGDHPHYAACAEFCEKYDQAAFDPDYESEPLEFFEPMVRRVFERPINSMYTKAVEEAA; via the coding sequence ATGAAGGAAGGCACGGCAGAAGACTGGGCCATCATCGGCGGCGAATACTCGGCATTCGCCAAGGGGTTGGCGGATCGCGTGCTCGACCATCTTCGGCTGCTCGACGGTGACTTCGGCGGTTTCCCGGTCGACCGGCTCGAACACTCGCTGCAGACCGCGACCCGCGCCTACCGCGACGGGCGGGATGAACCCTATGTGGTGATGGCGCTGCTGCATGACATTGGCGATACGCTCGGCAGCTACAACCATCCTGAAGTCGCTGCCTCGATCCTCAAGCCATTCGTGTCGGAAGAATTGCACTGGATCTGCCAGAACCACGGTGCGTTCCAGGGCTATTACTACTTCCACCACCTCGGCATGGATCGCAACATTCGCGACCGGTTCGGGGATCACCCGCACTACGCCGCCTGCGCCGAGTTCTGCGAGAAATACGACCAGGCCGCCTTCGATCCGGACTACGAATCGGAGCCGCTCGAGTTCTTCGAACCGATGGTGCGCCGGGTGTTCGAACGGCCTATCAATTCGATGTACACCAAGGCGGTCGAAGAGGCCGCTTAG